A single region of the Micropterus dolomieu isolate WLL.071019.BEF.003 ecotype Adirondacks linkage group LG18, ASM2129224v1, whole genome shotgun sequence genome encodes:
- the LOC123956566 gene encoding twist-related protein 2-like, protein MREEVSCTNSPEGGLGASEEELERGSKKTHQQGNRKRSPYPKKDSLGQAEESSTGSPNSLLPSGPKRPKKSPSTVVSLAPTSLGPRLDQPFEDLHSQRVIANVRERQRTQSLNDAFASLRKIIPTLPSDKLSKIQILKLASRYIDFLYQVLQSDEMDAKLASCNYLAHERLSYAFSVWRMEGAWAMSTSH, encoded by the coding sequence ATGAGAGAAGAGGTGTCCTGCACCAACTCCCCTGAAGGAGGTCTCGGGGCCAGCGAAGAGGAACTGGAAAGAGGGTCGAAGAAGACCCACCAACAAGGAAATCGAAAACGTTCCCCTTACCCCAAGAAGGACAGTCTCGGTCAGGCAGAGGAGAGCAGCACCGGCAGCCCCAACAGCCTGCTGCCATCTGGGCCGAAGAGGCCAAAGAAAAGTCCTTCGACAGTTGTATCATTGGCCCCCACGTCGCTGGGGCCCAGACTTGACCAGCCCTTTGAGGACCTCCACTCTCAACGCGTCATCGCCAACGTGCGGGAGCGTCAACGCACTCAGTCCCTCAACGACGCTTTTGCCTCTCTACGCAAGATCATCCCCACGCTACCTTCAGACAAGCTGAGCAAGATCCAGATCCTGAAGCTGGCCTCACGCTACATCGACTTCCTCTACCAGGTGCTGCAGAGCGATGAGATGGATGCCAAGCTGGCCAGCTGCAACTACCTGGCCCACGAAAGACTGAGCTATGCCTTCTCCGTCTGGAGGATGGAGGGGGCTTGGGCCATGTCCACCAGCCATTAG